One stretch of Schlesneria sp. DSM 10557 DNA includes these proteins:
- a CDS encoding 2Fe-2S iron-sulfur cluster-binding protein: protein MPTVTFVNEKKSIEVPAGANLRREALKAGVQLYPTPHNYVNCMGFGLCTSCKVMVKKGVENCSSQSLFEKVSMTAHPLTFFARLGNEKNLRLACQTCVNGDIEVQTKPPMNWHGENFWS from the coding sequence ATGCCGACCGTGACATTCGTCAATGAGAAGAAATCGATCGAAGTTCCTGCGGGGGCCAACCTGCGGCGCGAGGCACTCAAGGCGGGCGTACAGCTTTACCCCACCCCACATAATTACGTGAACTGCATGGGCTTTGGCCTCTGCACGAGCTGCAAGGTTATGGTCAAAAAAGGGGTTGAGAACTGTTCGTCACAAAGCCTGTTCGAAAAGGTTTCGATGACGGCGCATCCCCTGACGTTCTTCGCCAGACTTGGCAATGAAAAGAATTTGCGACTGGCCTGTCAGACGTGCGTGAATGGTGATATCGAGGTCCAGACGAAGCCTCCCATGAACTGGCATGGCGAAAACTTCTGGAGCTGA
- the nadB gene encoding L-aspartate oxidase: protein MSPLIVSPKRRYLVNFNLKRVPHLFTDVLVIGAGITGIRAGLAIDPRLNVVLATKDRLKESNSAYAQGGIAGVFDPVDDFANHVADTLAAGKGLCNQDIVETVVREAPARIRELVSMGAHFDQADGEIALTQEGGHSHRRVVHALGDATGKEVMRALIEQIRSAPQIDIWENTFTIDLLTHEGECRGALVWNASHGKTFVWAKQTILATGGAGRLYRETTNPEIATADGHAMAFRAGCELRDMEFMQFHPTVLYIAGSSRHLISEAARGEGGLLRDCFGHRFMPDYDPAAELAPRDIVSRSITRQMEKTRHHCVYLDLTHLPHSLVMERFPHIRQVCAQFGLDLLRDLIPVRPGAHYMIGGIAVDDEARTSLPRLWAAGEVTSTGLHGANRLASNSLLEGLVFGLRAGRNASAAACGEKDQFTAMAITPDKLPSVPKGDTLGVLGSDFDDSALKLDDLLNSLNSEMWRKVGIERNAQDLESALHQIEFWDRYVGPHEFSITKGWELQNLLLVARLMVAAAMARKESRGTHARSDFPQTDPEQARHISLVAAK, encoded by the coding sequence ATGTCCCCGCTCATCGTTTCTCCCAAACGTCGATACCTGGTCAATTTCAATCTGAAGCGGGTCCCTCACCTGTTTACCGATGTGCTGGTGATCGGTGCCGGAATTACCGGGATCCGGGCTGGACTGGCGATTGATCCCCGGCTGAATGTCGTGCTGGCCACGAAAGACCGGCTGAAGGAATCGAACAGCGCCTACGCTCAGGGGGGAATCGCGGGGGTGTTTGACCCTGTAGACGATTTCGCCAATCACGTCGCGGACACGCTGGCCGCGGGCAAAGGGCTATGTAATCAGGACATTGTCGAGACAGTCGTGCGGGAAGCCCCGGCACGTATCCGTGAACTTGTTTCGATGGGCGCCCATTTTGATCAGGCCGACGGGGAAATCGCCCTCACGCAGGAAGGGGGCCACAGCCACCGTCGTGTTGTCCATGCCCTGGGAGACGCCACGGGCAAAGAAGTCATGCGGGCCTTAATCGAGCAGATTCGCAGTGCGCCGCAGATCGATATCTGGGAAAATACATTCACCATTGATCTGCTGACTCACGAAGGCGAATGCCGCGGAGCCTTGGTCTGGAATGCCAGCCACGGAAAAACCTTCGTCTGGGCCAAACAGACGATTCTCGCGACGGGCGGAGCGGGTCGGCTTTACCGGGAAACGACCAATCCCGAGATTGCCACAGCGGACGGGCATGCGATGGCCTTTCGCGCGGGGTGTGAACTTCGCGACATGGAATTCATGCAGTTCCATCCTACCGTTCTCTACATCGCGGGATCGTCACGGCACCTGATCTCAGAGGCGGCTCGTGGGGAGGGGGGACTGCTGCGTGACTGCTTCGGTCATCGCTTTATGCCCGATTACGATCCGGCAGCGGAACTCGCTCCACGCGATATCGTCAGTCGGTCGATCACGCGGCAAATGGAAAAGACGCGGCATCACTGTGTCTACCTGGACCTCACACACCTTCCGCACTCCCTCGTGATGGAGCGGTTTCCGCACATTCGGCAGGTTTGTGCGCAATTCGGCCTGGATTTGTTGCGCGATCTGATCCCGGTTCGGCCGGGGGCTCACTACATGATTGGTGGTATCGCCGTCGACGATGAGGCAAGAACCTCGTTGCCGCGACTGTGGGCTGCGGGGGAAGTAACTTCCACGGGGCTGCACGGAGCCAACCGTCTTGCGAGCAACAGTCTGCTGGAAGGACTTGTGTTTGGATTGAGAGCCGGTCGCAACGCCTCGGCCGCAGCCTGTGGTGAGAAGGATCAGTTCACGGCGATGGCGATTACGCCCGACAAGCTCCCCTCAGTTCCGAAAGGAGACACACTAGGGGTGCTGGGAAGCGACTTTGATGACTCGGCACTGAAGCTCGATGACTTGCTCAACTCACTCAATAGCGAGATGTGGAGAAAAGTGGGGATCGAACGGAATGCTCAGGATCTGGAATCCGCTCTTCATCAGATTGAGTTCTGGGATCGGTACGTGGGACCGCACGAATTTTCGATCACAAAGGGATGGGAGTTACAGAATCTCCTGTTAGTTGCGAGGCTGATGGTGGCGGCGGCAATGGCACGCAAGGAAAGTCGCGGCACACATGCCCGCAGCGACTTTCCTCAAACCGATCCTGAACAAGCCAGACACATCAGTCTGGTCGCAGCAAAGTAG
- a CDS encoding family 1 glycosylhydrolase, with product MHGFMFATGIENSYPTIAGGKRIDQMEKCGHYERWEEDLQLVQDLNITYLRWGPALHKVFLGPGRYDWSWFDDVMNRMDEMGILPILDLCHFGVPDWVGNFQNTDFPQLFAEYAGEVARRYPGTKYWTPVNEILITALFSAKYGWWNEMRTDDESFVRATINLCKANLFAMKAILKSVPDAVFIQSESSEYTHPAGPELVKAARFYNERRFIPLDLTYGHVISAPIYRYMIEHGMSESDYNFFMNQDYKFRCIMGTDYYVTNEHLLRSDGSTVAAGEFFGYYVIAKDYYNRYGLPLMHTETNIREESGSVQWLWKEWNTMLRLRQDGVPIVGFTWYSLTDQIDWDVALREENNNVHPVGLYDLDRQPRSVGIEYKRMIQEWRRFLPTGSSALMLV from the coding sequence ATGCACGGTTTTATGTTCGCTACGGGTATCGAAAACAGCTACCCGACCATCGCTGGCGGCAAACGCATCGACCAAATGGAAAAATGCGGACATTACGAGAGATGGGAAGAGGACCTGCAACTCGTGCAAGATCTCAATATCACTTACCTCCGGTGGGGGCCAGCGCTCCATAAGGTGTTTCTCGGCCCAGGGCGATATGACTGGTCATGGTTCGACGATGTGATGAATCGCATGGACGAGATGGGCATCCTTCCCATTCTGGATCTATGTCACTTTGGTGTTCCCGACTGGGTGGGTAATTTTCAGAATACAGATTTCCCACAACTGTTCGCCGAATATGCGGGGGAAGTCGCTCGTCGCTATCCGGGCACTAAGTACTGGACTCCCGTCAATGAGATACTGATTACGGCTCTCTTCTCTGCCAAGTATGGCTGGTGGAACGAAATGCGAACGGATGACGAATCGTTCGTGCGAGCGACGATCAATCTCTGCAAAGCCAACCTCTTCGCGATGAAGGCGATTCTGAAGTCTGTCCCAGACGCCGTCTTCATTCAAAGCGAGTCCAGCGAATATACACACCCGGCAGGGCCGGAACTGGTCAAGGCTGCCAGGTTCTACAACGAGCGGCGATTTATCCCGCTTGATCTCACCTACGGTCACGTCATTAGTGCTCCGATTTATCGCTATATGATTGAGCATGGGATGTCGGAAAGCGATTACAATTTTTTCATGAACCAGGACTACAAGTTCCGCTGCATCATGGGAACCGACTATTACGTTACTAACGAACATCTTCTGCGCTCTGATGGTTCAACCGTCGCCGCGGGCGAGTTCTTCGGCTACTACGTCATTGCCAAGGATTACTACAACCGCTACGGTCTCCCCCTGATGCATACGGAAACGAACATCCGCGAAGAGTCGGGATCCGTTCAGTGGTTGTGGAAAGAGTGGAATACGATGCTGCGACTGCGGCAAGATGGTGTCCCCATCGTCGGTTTTACCTGGTACAGTCTGACCGACCAAATCGACTGGGACGTTGCGCTGCGGGAAGAAAATAACAACGTCCACCCGGTTGGCCTGTATGATCTCGACCGTCAACCCAGGAGCGTTGGAATCGAATACAAGCGCATGATTCAGGAATGGCGCCGGTTCCTGCCGACCGGGTCGTCCGCACTCATGCTGGTTTGA